A single Gemmatimonadota bacterium DNA region contains:
- a CDS encoding TadE family protein, protein MRLPRLFRRDDGAAMVEMAIVLPIFLLLVWGVIDFGRLLFTANSMASAVREGAREAAVLADPVASQAVVKARVEAAFTPFGSPPITDAEISIDVATVPGSVIVKVTNYPWPTITPLASLLGANINITRQATFRLERSTG, encoded by the coding sequence ATGCGTCTGCCCAGACTCTTTCGCCGAGATGACGGTGCCGCAATGGTCGAGATGGCCATCGTGCTTCCGATCTTTCTGTTGCTCGTGTGGGGCGTGATCGACTTCGGGCGCCTGTTGTTCACGGCCAACAGCATGGCGAGTGCCGTTCGCGAGGGTGCGAGAGAGGCAGCGGTACTGGCCGACCCGGTTGCAAGTCAGGCAGTCGTCAAGGCGCGCGTCGAAGCTGCGTTCACGCCGTTCGGCAGTCCGCCAATCACGGACGCCGAGATCTCCATCGATGTCGCAACGGTGCCAGGCAGCGTGATAGTCAAGGTCACCAACTACCCTTGGCCGACGATCACGCCGCTCGCATCACTCCTTGGCGCCAACATAAACATCACTCGGCAGGCGACGTTTCGCCTCGAGCGAAGTACCGGTTGA